One window of Lacerta agilis isolate rLacAgi1 chromosome 14, rLacAgi1.pri, whole genome shotgun sequence genomic DNA carries:
- the GYS1 gene encoding glycogen [starch] synthase, muscle gives MPLARSLSVTSLTGLEDWDDELDLENAILFEVAWEVANKVGGIYTVIQTKAKITLDEWGENYFLIGPYLELNVRTQVELIEPPNPAIRRTIDSMNAKGCKVYFGRWLIEGGPYVILLDIGATAWSLDRWKTELWESCSIGIPWYDREANDAVLFGFLTAWFIGEFAAQCEEKPFIIGHFHEWLSGVGLFLCRIRKLPVATIFTTHATLLGRYLCAGSVDFYNNLQKFNLDKEAGDRQIYHRYCMERAAVHCTHVFTTVSQITAVEAEHLLKRKPDIVTPNGLNVKKFSAMHEFQNLHAQSKARIQEFVRGHFYGHLDFNLDKTIFFFIAGRYEYSNKGADIFLEALARLNYLLRVNGSQTTVVAFFIMPARTNNFNVETLKGQAVRKQLWDTANAVKEKFGKKLYESLLVGNLPDMNKMLDKEDFTMMKRAIFATQRHSFPPVCTHNMLDDSTDPILNTIRRIGLFNSSADRVKVIFHPEFLSSTSPLLPVDYEEFVRGCHLGVFPSYYEPWGYTPAECTVMGIPSISTNLSGFGCFMEEHIADPSAYGIYILDRRFRALDESCTQLTSFLYSFCQQTRRQRIIQRNRTERLSDLLDWKYLGRYYMYARHMALAKAFPDNFTYEPHEPTGAEGFRYPRPASVPPSPSVSRHSSPHHSETEEDDERYDEDEEAEKDRQNIKSQALMGTVPEWRKRSKKGSSEASVSSTASTPTPSSPSDLSSPTNSLSEERN, from the exons TTGGTGGGATCTACACGGTTATCCAGACCAAAGCCAAGATTACGCTGGATGAGTGGGGAGAGAATTACTTCCTGATTGGGCCTTACCTGGAGCTGAATGTCCGCACACAGGTAGAGCTCATAGAGCCGCCCAACCCTGCCATCCGCCGCACCATTGACTCCATGAACGCAAAAGGGTGCAAG GTTTATTTTGGCCGCTGGCTGATTGAGGGAGGTCCGTATGTTATCCTCCTTGATATCGGGGCAACTGCCTGGAGCTTGGACCGCTGGAAGACAGAGCTCTGGGAAAGCTGCTCCATCGGGATTCCCTGGTACGACCGAGAGGCCAACGACGCCGTGCTCTTCGGCTTCCTCACAGCCTGGTTTATTGGGGAG TTTGCTGCACAATGTGAGGAGAAGCCTTTCATCATTGGCCATTTCCACGAATGGTTGTCTGGAGTCGGTCTCTTCCTCTGCCGAATCCGGAAGCTCCCGGTGGCAACCATCTTCACCACGCACGCCACCTTGCTTGGCCGATACCTGTGTGCGGGCAGCGTGGACTTCTACAACAACCTGCAGAAA TTTAATCTGGACAAGGAGGCTGGGGACCGACAGATCTACCACCGATACTGCATGGAGAGGGCTGCTGTCCACTGCACCCACGTCTTCACCACCGTCTCCCAGATCACAGCCGTGGAAGCTGAACACCTGTTAAAGAGGAAGCCTG ATATCGTGACTCCCAACGGACTGAATGTCAAGAAATTCTCTGCCATGCATGAATTCCAGAACCTCCATGCCCAGAGCAAAGCTCGTATCCAGGAGTTCGTCCGGGGCCACTTCTACGG GCACCTGGACTTCAACCTCGACAAGaccattttcttcttcattgcCGGGCGCTACGAATATTCCAACAAAGGGGCTGACATTTTCTTGGAAGCTTTGGCCCGACTCAACTACCTGCTGAGG GTGAACGGCAGCCAGACCACAGTGGTGGCCTTCTTCATCATGCCAGCCCGGACCAACAACTTCAACGTTGAGACTCTCAAAGGCCAGGCGGTCCGCAAGCAGCTGTG gGACACAGCCAATGCGGTTAAGGAGAAGTTTGGCAAGAAGCTCTATGAATCGCTGCTTGT GGGGAATCTTCCTGACatgaacaaaatgctggacaaaGAAGATTTCACTATGATGAAGAGAGCCATCTTTGCCACCCAG cGCCATTCTTTCCCCCCAGTCTGCACCCACAACATGCTGGATGATTCCACCGACCCCATCCTCAACACCATCCGACGCATCGGCCTCTTCAACAGCAGCGCTGACCGCGTCAAA GTCATCTTCCATCCCgaattcctgtcttccactagtCCTCTCCTTCCTGTCGATTATGAGGAGTTTGTTAGAGGCTGCCATTTGGGGGTCTTCCCTTCTTACTACGAGCCGTGGGGCTACACACCAG CTGAGTGCACTGTCATGggcatccccagcatctccaccaACCTCTCCGGCTTTGGCTGCTTCATGGAGGAACATATAGCGGATCCATCTGCCTATG GGATCTACATCCTTGACCGACGTTTCCGGGCCTTGGACGAGTCGTGCACGCAGTTGACCTCTTTCCTCTACAGCTTCTGTCAGCAGACGCGGCGGCAACGCATCATCCAGCGAAACCGCACCGAGCGGCTTTCCGACCTCTTGGACTGGAAATACCTGGGCAGG TACTACATGTATGCCCGCCACATGGCACTAGCAAAGGCATTCCCTGACAACTTCACCTACGAGCCGCATGAACCGACAGGG gctgAGGGCTTCCGCTACCCCCGCCCGGCCTCGGTGCCACCGTCCCCCTCCGTCTCCCGCCACTCCAGCCCCCACCACAGCGAGACGGAAGAGGACGACGAGCGCTACGACGAGGACGAAGAGGCGGAGAAGGACCGGCAGAACATCAAGTCCCAGGCGCTGATGGGCACCGTCCCCGAGTGGCGCAAGCGCTCCAAGAAGGGCTCCAGCGAAGCGAGCGTCTCCTCCACCGCCAGCACCCCAACCCCCAGCAGCCCCAGCGACCTCAGCAGCCCCACCAACTCCCTGAGCGAGGAGAGGAATTAG